One genomic window of Myxocyprinus asiaticus isolate MX2 ecotype Aquarium Trade chromosome 5, UBuf_Myxa_2, whole genome shotgun sequence includes the following:
- the LOC127440276 gene encoding 1-phosphatidylinositol 4,5-bisphosphate phosphodiesterase delta-1-like isoform X2, giving the protein MDSNGITDKQGLEGDTELKFLLDGGDLLKVRSDSWKKTRFYKLQEDCKTMWHESKKTLKSKQTFSVEDIAAVRRGRQTEGLRKYTEEAVEGRTFSILFKGRQKSLDLIASSEEEAKKWVSGLEKVISNMNGLSPQIKTEHWIYSCMRKADINCDKKMSQKELKSFLQDINIEVDDDYTKMLFEKCDASKCGFLKGKEIEHFYKILTQREEIDVIYGEYAKTDGLMSADDLMNFLRNEQIEDTSRSDALQLIEKYELDENAKAKQQMTKDGFLMYLHQPDGLIFNPAHKSVYQDMNQPLNHYFISSSHNTYLLEDQLKGPSSTEAYIKALVKGCRCVELDCWDGSDGEPVIYHGYTLTSKILFKDVIQAIKDYAFKMSEYPVILSLENNCSVEQQKTMAQHLISILGSALVTKPLGETMPKCFPSPEELKGRFIVKGKRLDKLEDTFSDGAKVVDEESVTEEDDDEGDEDDQEKNSKKSNSLKLAKELSDIVIYCKSVHFHGFEDSWDKQSFYEMASFKEGQAVKLAEESANEYIRHNTDKLSRIYPGGLRTDSSNYNPVPLWNVGCQIVALNFQTPCPEMDLNQGLFLQNGQSGYILKPSFLRDTATEFDPTTLTKGPWLKQKALHVMVISAQQLPKVNEKKSSIVDPLVQVQIYGVPADTTVKETPYIENNGFNPMWNENFQFDVCVPDLALVRFLVEDYDYTSDNEFIGQYTLPFNCLKNGYRHVPLFTKNGDLLSSAGLFVHIMVVDAE; this is encoded by the exons TCTCCGTTGAGGACATTGCAGCAGTACGGAGAGGCCGGCAGACGGAGGGTCTGAGGAAATACACAGAGGAGGCAGTGGAGGGTCGAACGTTCTCAATCTTGTTTAAGGGCCGACAGAAAAGCCTGGACCTGATCGCCAGCTCTGAGGAAGAGGCCAAGAAGTGGGTCAGTGGTTTGGAGAAGGTCATCTCAAACATGAACGGCCTCAGCCCACAAATAAAGACAGAGCA CTGGATCTACAGTTGTATGCGTAAGGCAGATATAAACTGTGACAAAAAAATGAGTCAGAAAGAGCTGAAGAGCTTTCTACAAGACATCAACATTGAGGTGGATGATGACTACACTAAGATGCTCTTTGAG AAATGTGATGCATCAAAGTGTGGATTCCTGAAGGGAAAGGAGATTGAGCATTTCTATAAAATCCTGACGCAAAGAGAGGAGATTGATGTTATCTATGGAGAATATGCAAAGACAGACGGTCTCATGAGCGCTGATGATCTAATGAACTTTCTGAGGAATGAGCAGATAGAGGACACGTCTCGGAGTGATGCTCTTCAACTTATTGAGAAATATGAGCTTGATGAAAATG CCAAAGCAAAACAGCAAATGACAAAGGATGGCTTCCTGATGTACTTGCACCAGCCGGATGGCTTGATCTTTAACCCGGCCCATAAAAGTGTTTACCAGGACATGAACCAGCCTCTCAACCATTACTTCATCTCATCCTCTCACAACACATACCTGCTGGAGGACCAACTCAAAGGGCCCAGCAGCACTGAGGCTTACATAAA AGCGCTTGTCAAGGGCTGCCGCTGTGTTGAGCTGGACTGTTGGGATGGATCTGATGGGGAACCGGTCATTTACCATGGTTACACTCTCACCTCAAAGATCCTCTTCAAAGATGTGATTCAAGCCATTAAAGACTATGCCTTTAAG ATGTCTGAGTACCCTGTGATCCTGTCTTTGGAGAACAACTGCAGTGTGGAGCAGCAGAAGACCATGGCTCAGCACCTGATCTCCATCCTAGGTAGCGCTCTGGTCACCAAACCCCTTGGAGAGACGATGCCAAAATGCTTCCCTTCCCCTGAG GAACTGAAAGGCCGGTTCATAGTCAAAGGGAAGAGGCTAGACAAACTTGAGGACACCTTTTCAGATGGGGCCAAAGTAGTAGATGAAGAGAGTGTGACagaggaagatgatgatgaaggtgATGAAGACGATCAGGAAAAGAACTCTAAA AAATCAAATTCGCTCAAGTTGGCAAAGGAGCTGTCTGATATAGTGATCTACTGCAAAAGTGTCCACTTCCATGGGTTTGAAGATTCCTGGGACAAGCAGTCCTTTTATGAGATGGCCTCTTTTAAAGAGGGACAGGCTGTGAAACTGGCAGAGGAATCAG CAAATGAGTATATCCGCCACAATACGGACAAACTGAGCAGAATTTACCCAGGTGGACTGAGGACAGACTCCTCAAACTATAACCCAGTGCCTCTGTGGAACGTAGGCTGTCAGATAG TGGCCCTTAACTTCCAGACTCCCTGCCCAGAGATGGATCTGAATCAGGGGCTCTTTCTCCAAAATGGGCAGAGTGGCTACATTCTAAAGCCTTCTTTCCTACGAGACACAGCGACCGAGTTTGACCCCACCACTCTCACCAAGGGACCGTGGCTAAAGCAAAAGGCACTTCATGTGATG GTGATCTCAGCCCAGCAGTTGCCTAAAGTAAATGAAAAGAAGTCCTCCATTGTGGATCCTTTAGTGCAAGTTCAGATCTATGGTGTGCCAGCTGATACGACTGTGAAAGAGACACCGTACATTGAGAATAATG GGTTCAACCCAATGTGGAATGAAAATTTCCAGTTTGATGTGTGTGTGCCAGATCTTGCCCTGGTGCGCTTTTTGGTTGAGGACTATGACTACACATCGGACAATGAATTTATTGGCCAGTACACCCTACCCTTCAACTGCCTAAAGAATG GATATCGCCATGTGCCATTGTTTACCAAGAATGGAGATCTCTTGTCCTCAGCTGGGCTTTTCGTTCACATCATGGTTGTGGATGCAGAATAA
- the LOC127440276 gene encoding 1-phosphatidylinositol 4,5-bisphosphate phosphodiesterase delta-1-like isoform X3, producing the protein MWHESKKTLKSKQTFSVEDIAAVRRGRQTEGLRKYTEEAVEGRTFSILFKGRQKSLDLIASSEEEAKKWVSGLEKVISNMNGLSPQIKTEHWIYSCMRKADINCDKKMSQKELKSFLQDINIEVDDDYTKMLFEKCDASKCGFLKGKEIEHFYKILTQREEIDVIYGEYAKTDGLMSADDLMNFLRNEQIEDTSRSDALQLIEKYELDENAKAKQQMTKDGFLMYLHQPDGLIFNPAHKSVYQDMNQPLNHYFISSSHNTYLLEDQLKGPSSTEAYIKALVKGCRCVELDCWDGSDGEPVIYHGYTLTSKILFKDVIQAIKDYAFKMSEYPVILSLENNCSVEQQKTMAQHLISILGSALVTKPLGETMPKCFPSPEELKGRFIVKGKRLDKLEDTFSDGAKVVDEESVTEEDDDEGDEDDQEKNSKKSNSLKLAKELSDIVIYCKSVHFHGFEDSWDKQSFYEMASFKEGQAVKLAEESANEYIRHNTDKLSRIYPGGLRTDSSNYNPVPLWNVGCQIVALNFQTPCPEMDLNQGLFLQNGQSGYILKPSFLRDTATEFDPTTLTKGPWLKQKALHVMVISAQQLPKVNEKKSSIVDPLVQVQIYGVPADTTVKETPYIENNGFNPMWNENFQFDVCVPDLALVRFLVEDYDYTSDNEFIGQYTLPFNCLKNGYRHVPLFTKNGDLLSSAGLFVHIMVVDAE; encoded by the exons TCTCCGTTGAGGACATTGCAGCAGTACGGAGAGGCCGGCAGACGGAGGGTCTGAGGAAATACACAGAGGAGGCAGTGGAGGGTCGAACGTTCTCAATCTTGTTTAAGGGCCGACAGAAAAGCCTGGACCTGATCGCCAGCTCTGAGGAAGAGGCCAAGAAGTGGGTCAGTGGTTTGGAGAAGGTCATCTCAAACATGAACGGCCTCAGCCCACAAATAAAGACAGAGCA CTGGATCTACAGTTGTATGCGTAAGGCAGATATAAACTGTGACAAAAAAATGAGTCAGAAAGAGCTGAAGAGCTTTCTACAAGACATCAACATTGAGGTGGATGATGACTACACTAAGATGCTCTTTGAG AAATGTGATGCATCAAAGTGTGGATTCCTGAAGGGAAAGGAGATTGAGCATTTCTATAAAATCCTGACGCAAAGAGAGGAGATTGATGTTATCTATGGAGAATATGCAAAGACAGACGGTCTCATGAGCGCTGATGATCTAATGAACTTTCTGAGGAATGAGCAGATAGAGGACACGTCTCGGAGTGATGCTCTTCAACTTATTGAGAAATATGAGCTTGATGAAAATG CCAAAGCAAAACAGCAAATGACAAAGGATGGCTTCCTGATGTACTTGCACCAGCCGGATGGCTTGATCTTTAACCCGGCCCATAAAAGTGTTTACCAGGACATGAACCAGCCTCTCAACCATTACTTCATCTCATCCTCTCACAACACATACCTGCTGGAGGACCAACTCAAAGGGCCCAGCAGCACTGAGGCTTACATAAA AGCGCTTGTCAAGGGCTGCCGCTGTGTTGAGCTGGACTGTTGGGATGGATCTGATGGGGAACCGGTCATTTACCATGGTTACACTCTCACCTCAAAGATCCTCTTCAAAGATGTGATTCAAGCCATTAAAGACTATGCCTTTAAG ATGTCTGAGTACCCTGTGATCCTGTCTTTGGAGAACAACTGCAGTGTGGAGCAGCAGAAGACCATGGCTCAGCACCTGATCTCCATCCTAGGTAGCGCTCTGGTCACCAAACCCCTTGGAGAGACGATGCCAAAATGCTTCCCTTCCCCTGAG GAACTGAAAGGCCGGTTCATAGTCAAAGGGAAGAGGCTAGACAAACTTGAGGACACCTTTTCAGATGGGGCCAAAGTAGTAGATGAAGAGAGTGTGACagaggaagatgatgatgaaggtgATGAAGACGATCAGGAAAAGAACTCTAAA AAATCAAATTCGCTCAAGTTGGCAAAGGAGCTGTCTGATATAGTGATCTACTGCAAAAGTGTCCACTTCCATGGGTTTGAAGATTCCTGGGACAAGCAGTCCTTTTATGAGATGGCCTCTTTTAAAGAGGGACAGGCTGTGAAACTGGCAGAGGAATCAG CAAATGAGTATATCCGCCACAATACGGACAAACTGAGCAGAATTTACCCAGGTGGACTGAGGACAGACTCCTCAAACTATAACCCAGTGCCTCTGTGGAACGTAGGCTGTCAGATAG TGGCCCTTAACTTCCAGACTCCCTGCCCAGAGATGGATCTGAATCAGGGGCTCTTTCTCCAAAATGGGCAGAGTGGCTACATTCTAAAGCCTTCTTTCCTACGAGACACAGCGACCGAGTTTGACCCCACCACTCTCACCAAGGGACCGTGGCTAAAGCAAAAGGCACTTCATGTGATG GTGATCTCAGCCCAGCAGTTGCCTAAAGTAAATGAAAAGAAGTCCTCCATTGTGGATCCTTTAGTGCAAGTTCAGATCTATGGTGTGCCAGCTGATACGACTGTGAAAGAGACACCGTACATTGAGAATAATG GGTTCAACCCAATGTGGAATGAAAATTTCCAGTTTGATGTGTGTGTGCCAGATCTTGCCCTGGTGCGCTTTTTGGTTGAGGACTATGACTACACATCGGACAATGAATTTATTGGCCAGTACACCCTACCCTTCAACTGCCTAAAGAATG GATATCGCCATGTGCCATTGTTTACCAAGAATGGAGATCTCTTGTCCTCAGCTGGGCTTTTCGTTCACATCATGGTTGTGGATGCAGAATAA